The segment CGGTAGGCCCCGTCAAACTGGTAGGTCATGCGGAGGCATTCCAGGGTGTCGGGGTGTCCGCAGGTCTGCGCGCCGGAAGCCTCGGCCAGCCGTCGCAGCAGGCCGATGTGGTCGAAATGGTGGTGCGTGAGCACGATCCGCTCCAGATCGCGCACGGCGACCCCCTCCGCCGCCAGCCCCGCCTCCAGCGCGGCATACGCATCCTCCGTCAGCACCCCCGTGTCAAACAGCGTGAGCGCTTCGCGCCCCCGGTACAGAAACACGTTCACCCCGCCCATGGGCAGCGAGCTCGGCAGGGGGATGCGGGTGATGCGTGGCCGTTCCATGAAGGACTCCCCCGCCTACGGGAGCAGCGGGGTCCCGGCGGGGGACTGAAGGATGTTGAAGTAGAGGGCGATGAGTTCCGGACCGAAGAAGAGATAGAGGAGCCCGCCAACGGCAAGGTAGGGGCCGAAGGGGAGGTAGTGCCCCTCCAGCGTGATCTCCTCGTCGCCGCCGCCCGCGATCGCCTCCGGCGGGTCGGATGCGGGGTCGGCGGGGGGCGCGGCGGGGGTCTTGCCGCGCGCGCGGAGCCAGCCCAGCATGGCCAGCCCCACCACGCTGCCGAGAATGGACGCCAGCATCAGGATGCCCAGCGCGCCCTTCCAGCCGAGGAAGGCCCCCAGCATGGCCAGCAGTTTCACGTCGCCGAAGCCCATGCCCGGCTTCTTCAGCAGCAGCACCGTGATCCGGTCGAGGGCGAAGAGGATGCCCCCGCCCAGCGCGGCCCCGGCCAGCGCGTCAAACACATCCGTGACCCGCAGGCCGCTGTCCGCCCCCAGCACCATGCCGCCCAGCCCCAGCAGGATGCCGATGGGGATGCCGGGAAGCGTGATATCATTCGGAATCGTCCAGTCCGCGAGGTCCTGGAAGGTCACAATGACCATGCCCGCGCACACGGCCATGTAGACCGGTGTGGCGACGGACACCCCGAATTTCCAGAAAACCCCGAGGAACAGGAACGCCGTGATCCCCTCCACCACGGGGTACACCCAGCTGATGGGCAGGCCGCAGTGGCGGCACTTGGCCCCCAGGACCAGCCAGCTCAGGAGCGGGATGTTGTCATACCACGCGATGCCGTTCA is part of the Candidatus Hydrogenedentota bacterium genome and harbors:
- a CDS encoding prepilin peptidase; its protein translation is MQESFEALQGFLMMVSFVLGAMVGSFCNVCISRWPSGASVVSPRSRCPKCLNGIAWYDNIPLLSWLVLGAKCRHCGLPISWVYPVVEGITAFLFLGVFWKFGVSVATPVYMAVCAGMVIVTFQDLADWTIPNDITLPGIPIGILLGLGGMVLGADSGLRVTDVFDALAGAALGGGILFALDRITVLLLKKPGMGFGDVKLLAMLGAFLGWKGALGILMLASILGSVVGLAMLGWLRARGKTPAAPPADPASDPPEAIAGGGDEEITLEGHYLPFGPYLAVGGLLYLFFGPELIALYFNILQSPAGTPLLP